The following is a genomic window from Shewanella avicenniae.
CTTATCCACCAAGGTTCTGAGTTGCGTATTATCAAGCTCAAGTACTCCACCACGCACTAACACCACAATATCGATTGCAGGCAGTTGTTGCTGATTGAGGCGAAAACTTTCGCGAATAACGCGTTTAACTCTATTGCGTTGATTAGCTCTTTTTACATGGCGTTTGGCCACAGTCAAGCCAATTCTAGGATGGGGTAAGCCATTAGGTACCGCCAACAGAGTAATTTCTGCAGAGGAGGCTTTTTTAGGATCGGTAAAAACTGATTTGAATTGTGCGGGAGTTAACAAGCGTAACTCCCGCGAAAAGGTGTAACTAGTCACCTA
Proteins encoded in this region:
- the rnpA gene encoding ribonuclease P protein component; the protein is MTSYTFSRELRLLTPAQFKSVFTDPKKASSAEITLLAVPNGLPHPRIGLTVAKRHVKRANQRNRVKRVIRESFRLNQQQLPAIDIVVLVRGGVLELDNTQLRTLVDKLWRKLSRRFNG